GATCTCGCCCACGCCAGGCAGGTTCACCGTGCCGTCGATGAGGCCCAGGCTCAAGCCACCGGGCAGGAAGTCGATGGTGTTGGCGGCGTTGTTGTTGAGGTTGGCGCCACCGCCGAAGTTGCTGCCACCGATGAACTTGCCGTTGTTGCGCATCCATTGGATGCCGAGTTGCGCGGCGTCCTGCTCGGTGACTTCGACGATCAGGCTCTCCACCATCACCTGTGCGCGGCGCTGGTCCAGCAGGTCGATGACGCGACGGATGCTGCGGTACATCGGCTCCGGCGCCGCGATGATGAGCGCATTGGCGGTCGCATCGGCCTGCACGGTGACGCCACCGGCCGAGAACGCGGTCGACGATCCCGAACCGCCGCCGGCAACCTGTCCGCCATTGGCGCCGCCATTGCCATTGCCGCCAAATCGGGCACTGCCACCGCCGCTTTTGCTGCTGCCACTGGATACGCCGGAGGGCGTCGAGCCGGTGCGCGACGGCGTGCCGCTGCTGTTCGTGGCGGCCGCCCCACCGGACATGCCGCCGGCACCGAGTGCGGCGCGGGCGTTGTCGCCGCTGCCCAGGGCCGAGGTGCCGGTATCCCCGGTGAGCATGCCGCGCAGCACGCCGGCCAGGTAGGTGGACTGCGCATGGCGCAGATAGACGACATGGAGATTGCCCGGGTCGTCCTGGGCGCTGTCCAGCTTGGCCAGCAGATCGCGTGCGAGCCGGGTGCGCGACGGGCTGCTGGACCGGATGATCACGTTGTTGGAGCGCGGATCGGCGAGCAGGACGATGTCGCGCCGGTTGTCGTTGCCGCCGGTCTGGAGCAGATCGCTGGCCAGCCCGGCGATGTCGACCGCCACACCGTGGTGGATCTTCACCACATCGGTGTCGAGCGAGGTGGGCGTATCGATGCTCTCGATGATCCGGCTGAGGCGCTCCAGGTTGTCGACATAGTCGGTGATGACCAGCATGTTGCTCGAGGCATGGGCGGTGATGCTGCTCTCGGGCGCCACCATTGGCTTGAGCACCGGCACCAGCGCTTCCGCGTTCTCATAGGCGAGGCGGATGGTCCGGGTGGCGACACCGCCGCCCGGCGCGCGGGCATTCACCGGGCCGCCCTGCAGCTTGGCATCGGCCACCGGCACGACACGGCTGACCCGACCCACGTCCACGATGGTGAAGCCGCGCATGCGCAGCGCAGCGACAAGCATGTCGTAGGCGGTGCCGGCCGGCACCTCGCCGTGGGAGACCAGGGTGATCTGCCCCTTGACGCGCGGATCCAGCAGGAAGTTCCGGCCCAGGAAGCGCGCCAAGGTCGAGATGACCGACGGGATCTCCGCATCGACGAAGTTCAGCGCGGCCTTGCCCGGCACATCGCTGGTGGTGCGGCGAGTGAGTGGCTCGTCCGCGCCGCGGCGCGCGGGCCGGTCCGAGTCCTCGCGGGCCTTTGCGGCCGACGTCATCTCGGCACCGGCGGTGCCCGGAGGGATGACGGGCTGGGGGATGGCCGAGGGGAGCCCGGGCGATCGGCCATCAGGGGACTCGGTCGCCCGTGCGCTGCGCACATAGGTGCCTTCGCGGAACAAGGGGGCATCCGGATCGTTGGACTGGGAGGCTGGGGTGACGCAGCCCGACAGCATCAGGCAACTGGCCCATGCGGCGAGGCGGTGCTTCGGATCCGTGAGGGATCGCATGATGATCAACTCCCTAAGGGTCATGTCGCCACGATCGTGATGGTGAATCGGACGTCGCTCCGCGACGCGGAGATCGGTCGGTCGTCCAGGCGCTGCAGCGAGAACTGCGCCACCTTCATCTGCAGCGTCGGCGGCCCGGCGAGCAGCCAGGCCATGCCTTTGGACAGATCGACCGCACGATCGAATTCGATGTGAATCGCGGCCCCGTCATCGCTCAGCACATAGGCGCCGGCCAAGCCCGCGCCGTCGAGGCTGGCGCGCAGGCGCTGGAGACGATCCTGCGGCGTGATCGCAGACGGGCGAGCCGCGGGCTGGCCGTCCGCGCCAAGAATGTCCTTCAGCGCAGCGGCCTGGGAGCGAAGCCGCGGCAGTTCGTTCTCCCAGTGCCGGATCGACGCCAACGCCGGCCGGGCCCACAGCAGCCAGACGGCCGTCGCCACCACCGCCACGACCATGCCGACGATCTGCAGGCGCTCGCGCGGCGACAGCGCACGCCATCGATCCTGCGCTGCATCCACCAGCGGCTTGAGTTGGCGCTGCAGCGGCCACCGCAGGGCGTTCAGACGCGCTTTCATGGGGTCACCCCGACGCGCACCGGGGCGGACGTCTGTGCCGTGCTCGCTCCCGCTGCGGGCGGTGCCTTCGATGCATCCACCTGCAGCCGAAGGCCCTGCGCGTCAGCCAGCACCGTGAGACCACGCGCCTGGGCCTGCGCCTGCAGCGCTTGAAGCTCGTCGGCACCAAAGGCCGCGCCCTCGCGCCATTGGAGCCACAGTTGACCGTCCTGGAACGCCAGGCGCTGAAGCTGCCCCTGGGCGTTCGGCAGCAAGGCGGCGCCCGCCCGCAGCAGCGCCGCCGGGTCATCCGATGGTGCGCCGCCGACGGCAACGCCCGCGCGACGCGCATCGCGAAGCTGGCGCGCCTGCTGCAGAGGATTGATCACCACCGGCACGTCCGGAAAGGCCGCCTTCACATCAGCCGCCATCTGCCGCGACAGGGCCTTGCCCTGCGCGGCCAGGTCCGACGCCTGCACCTGAAGTCCGACGACGGCCACCATCGCGGCGGCCATGGACCATCCCAGCGCGGGCGCCAGCCATCGATGGTCTGCGCCGGCGCCGTGGCGTCGCGCCAGCGGGAGCGACCAGGTCCAGCCGCTGCCGGACCACGCCGATGTGGACGGGGCGGGCAGCTCGCTGGCCTCTTCGCCGTGGCCGCCATCGGTGTCCTCGCTGTCGACTTGAGTACGGGCCGCCGGGCCATCGCTCACGAAATCCCCCTCGCCTTTCAATTGGAGCCACCGCACGCCGGGATGGTCGGGCCGCGTGGCGCGCAGGCGTTGCTCGATCTGCGCCGCACCTCGCGAGCCCTCCGCGTTCGGCAGCAGCAAGCCCTCATCGGCGGCGGAGCGCACGACCACCCAGTCGTCGATGCAGACGGCGGTGGCGCGACCGTCGCCCGACTCGCCGTCTTCGGGCTGAGGCAAGAAGGCGGGCGGTGGCAGGACCGCCTGCACCGGCAGGCCGATCCGTTGCAGGGTCTGCGTGATCTGCGACAGCGCCTCCGCGCTCATCCACGCCAAGGGCACCTGGCCCGTGCCGGTGCGCGTGCCCGAGGCCACCGCGAGCGTGGCCGTGTCCGAGAGAACCAACAGGTCGAGTTCGCCGAGCAGCGCCGTGCGCAGCAGCTTCGCGGGCAGCGGCGGCAGCGTGAGCTCGGTCATCGACACCTCGCTGGGGTGCGGACAGGCTTCCACACGTCGGGCTCGAAGACGGACCGCGACGTCGGCGAGGTGCTCGAAGGTCGCTTCATGCCACTCGCCCTGAGGCAGACGCCAGGCGGCGCGCACCGTCGCGGTCTCCAGCATGCGGGTCGGCGGCAGCATCAGCCGCAGCAGCTCAGCCTGGATCACGTCAGGCGCCTTCTCGAAGCCAGACGAGCCGGGGAAGGGAGTCCTTGTCGTCATGCAGCAAGGCCTGCATCAGCAGCGTGGTGCGGGACATCTGCAAGGCGGTGGACACACGGAACCATTGGCTGGTGATGCCGATGAGCAGCGGGGTGTCGTCCAGCGTCGGCATCTGCAGCCGATTGACGAAGTCGCCGCGGTTGATGAACCACTGACCCTGATCGCGGGTGCGGAGCACCGCACGGGCGCGGTCGACGTCCAACCCCGGCACCCAGGCCGACAGCACCTCGGCGCTGGCGGTGTTGGCATTGACCCAGGTGCGCTGCGGCAACACGGTGACGAAGGGCCGCAGCCGCTCGATGCTGCCGGCCTCCACGCCCGGCGTGGCGAGCAGATCGTCCATCACCCGTGGCCGCGGGGCCAGGTCATGCGCAGGCGGGCCGTCGATACCTAATTGCTGGGCGATGGCTTGCGCTTCCTTTTCATCCAGACTCGCTTCGGATGCTGAAGCGGGCGCTGCAGCGGCGATGGGCTGGGCATCTGCTTCTACCAGACTCGTCACCACCCGCCGCGCGATGCGCCCCGCCTGATCGGCGGGCACGCCCAGCAAGCCGCACAGGCGCAGGAACACGCCGGCTTCGACCGCATCCAACTGGCCTGACGCCACCAGGTTGCGAAGGTTGAACTTGGCCTGTTCATCGGTGATCTCGGTGAACGCCTGCGCCGGCGCGCCCTCGATCTGACCGAGCACCTGCGCGACGACAGGCTGGTTCCATCCGCCGTCGAGCCGTGTGGTGGGGTCGCGTTGCGCGTCCAAACGCAGGACCACCTGCGCCCGGCTGATTTCACCACGGAGCAGCCACCGCGCCTGGGCCCAGGTCTGCTCGGCCTGAGCGGCTCGGATGAAGGCGGTCTGCCGGCTCAGCAGCGCGGCGGCCAGCACCGCGATCACGGCGACCACCAACAGCATGCTGACCACGGCCATGCCGCCTCGCCGCGCGCGATCCTGGGGGTGGGGCGGGCGGGGTGTGCGTTGGAGCGTGCGCCAGATGCGAGCCACGCTGCCGCCTAGAGTTGCCAGGAGCCGACGTCGGCGCTGGCCTTGTCCCCGCCGGGTTCGCCGTCGGCGCCGAGGGAGAACACGTCGATCTCGCCGTTGGTGCCGGGATTGAGATAGTGATAGGGGCGGCCCCACGGGTCATTGGGCAGCCGCTCCAGGTACTTGCGCCAATTGGTGGGCGGCTTGCCGGCGACCGGTTTGTCGACCAGTGCGCCCAGCCCCTGGGCGGCACTGGGATAGTCGCCGTTGTCGAGCCGGTACAGCTTGAGCGCCTGCATCAGGGCGCCGACGTCCTGACGTGCGGCGGTGGCGCGGGCCTGATCGGGGCGCTCCATCAGGTTGGGGACGACCAGCGCCGCGAGAACGCCCATGATCACCAGCACCACCATGATCTCGATCAACGTGAATCCCTGCTGCGTCTTGCTGCGCAGTCGATGCCTGACAACCATGCCCCCGCCCATGTGCTCCTCCGTGAGATCCCTGTCCATTGGTCAGGGACATGATCGGAGGAGGGGATGTCATGGGCATGAAGCATGCTCGGGAGGATTGGGGGGGTCCTCCGGGGTGGGGCGGGATTTTGGGGGTGGTTGGGGGTGGGGTTCTCGGGTGAATGGGGCGCGGTCACTGCGCGCGACGAAACCTGCCAACTGCATTCTGTTAGCCGGGACATTGAACATGGGGTTGGCTGGCCGACTGCTAAGGCGATGAGATTGCCGCTGCGAGTGGCGGCGGTGGGGAAACGTGCGAGGCGGCGCTACCATCCGCCAACATGCCAGGTCGCCAACGCTTCGCCACCCTCCTCACCGTCCTGTGCGTGGCGGCGTTCCTCGAGGGTTGCGCGAGCTGTCCGGAGCGTCCCGTTCAACGCTTGAGCGTGCAGACGGACGCGTCGTTCATCAAGACCAGCCACAACGCGGATGACTTTTGGCTTGATCACCCTGGCTTTGCGCTCAGCATCGGACCTTGCAGAGGCAACCCCGCCGGCGGCGATGCGCGCAACGCCGCGCTGTGTGCCAAGCTCTTCGTGCATGAGGGCACCGTCCTTCAATTTGAGAAGGCGACCTTCCAGTTGCTCGACCTGAAGACCGGGGAGACCTACACCGTGCCGATGAAGGGCCAAGGGTTCAAGCCGCTTGAACCGATCGTCGGGTCGGATTTCCGCTTCAAGTCCGGATTTGACCGCTTCACCGTTGAGCCTGGAACGCCGGAGTACTTCCGGCTCTTGGAGTTCTGGCCGCCGAATGCGCTGCTGCTGGCGATGCCGCGCGTGCAGATCGGGTCGCAGTTCATCGATCTGCCGACGGTGCGGACCGATCCGGTGATGGAGCGGAGGTGTGTGCACTTTCATTGAAGCGCAAAGGCGTTGGTCAGCGGCCGGCGGCGCGCAAGGGCGATGGGAGTGTGGATGTCCGCATGACTGGAGAGAAGGCATGCGGATTTCAGACCTTCAGGGCGAGACGGAGGCCGAGTTGACGTTCTGCTGAACCGTCTGCCAAGTTGATGCCGTATTTGCTATCGGCAGTGGGCAGAAGGACCGTCTCCACAAGAGGAAACTGGCGGAGTTCCCCTCGATGTCGAATAGCAAATACAGCACTCGTCCGTCGAAGAGAGGGCTTGAAGCCCGGTGCACGGGCAGCACATCCAGCAAATGGACAGCCTTTATTCCCTTGGCCGAGCTGTGGCGCAACTCAGGCAGGAGCGCGGAATGACCCAGAAGCAGCTCGCGGCGCTTTGCGGCATGGGTCAGTCAACCCTCGCCCGATTTGAGACAGGCGGCGTCGCAGAGTTCGGTTCGCGCAAACTGCTTCGCCTGCTTGAGGTCATGGGCCACCAGTTGTCGTTTACACCCAAGCGAAGCGGCTTCACCCTGGACGATGCCTTGGCGGAACGGCAGCGTCAGGCTCGGGAAGCAAGTGAGACCAACGCTTCAGGGCGAACTCGGCGATGAACTGCACGTCTGCGGCCACAACGACGCTGTCGCCACACTGGAGTCCACAGACGGCTTCCGGCATGTGATGACCTACCACCCAGACGTCCAGCCTGAGCAATTCGTCTCCCTGCTCATGCCCGTGCGTACGGAGTCCTACGTCTATCCGGAACTGCACCCGCTGTTCCGAATGAATCTTCCCGAGGGCTTCCTGCTCTCCACCCTGCAAGAGCAGCTCGGCCCGCATGTCGGCGCCTCGCCTCTGAATCTGCTCTCAGTGGTCGGACGCAACGCCATCGGGCGGGTCAAGGTGGCCACACCTGGCGCCGACCCAACCCAGCCGCCGGTGCCCTTCGACTTGAACGGCCTCCTGAGGGGCGACAACTCGGAAGAGGCGTTCGTTGAGCTGGTGCGCCGACACGCAGCGTCCGGGGTCTCCGGCGTCGTTCCGAAATTCGTTTCGCCCAACACATTGGGCGAGTACGGCAAGGGCACCCTAGCCACCGAGCGCTACATCGTCAAAGGCACCACCGCTCGTCTGCCGGGTGTGGCCCTCAACGAACACCTGTGCATGGAAGTGTCGCGTCAGGCCGGGTTTCCGACCGCAGCGACCGAGGTCTCCGACGATGGCCAAGCGCTGGTCGTGCATCGCTTCGACTTTGAGCCCGACGGCACGACCCGAAAAGGCATGGAGGACTTGTGCAGCTTGCTCACGCTGCGGCCCGAGCAGAAGTACGAGTCGACGTGGGAGCGCGTGGTCGGGCGCATCAAGGACGTCACGCCTCAGGCCGAACCACAGAACGCCGCGCTCTCTCACCTTGCCGACCTGCTGCTGCTGACCTACGCGTTGCGCAATGCCGACCGCCATACGAAGAACATCGCCCTGCTCTACAGCTCCCGCGACCACATCGAGTTGGTGCCCGTCTACGACATGTTGACCATCACGGTCTATGACGACTACGCGACGAATCCGCCAGGCATGCCCTTGGAAGGGCGCAGTACCTGGATGCCGGGTAAAGCATTGGAGAGGTTTCTGCAAACGCGCTGCAACGTCATGCCGGCGCAAACACTTGAACGCATTGAGCGCATCTGCGAGGCCATCGTTCAGGTCACGCCGCAGGTGGTTGCGGCCACAGCGCGGCACCCTGCGTTTTACGAAACGGGCAAGCGCATGCTGCATGCGTGGAACGACGGAATGAACAGCCTGCGTCTTCAGAAAACATGGAGCCTGCCGTCGCTGGATAAGTCCATCGCGGCTGCGAGGTTCTCCGATCCAGCGCCAAGCAAGGCCGGGACGGTCGAGAAGATTGGTCGATCGCCGCTACTGGGGAAGCGCTAGGGAAGGTCTGCAGAACCCCTCGTCACCCCGACTGACGATGTGATCGTCGGTCGGCGACGATGAGGGCATGAATCAAAGCTGGCTTGGTTTTGAGCCGCTGCCCAAGAAGACCCGCAAGGAGATTGCCGCCCTGAATCTGCGCCGCCGATCTCCGGGGGCGCTTCGGTAGATGGTAGAGGCGGGGATCTGCACCATCACCCGCGTCCCGCCGCGCGACAGGCGCTCCAGCGAAAGCTTGCCACCCAATCGCTCTGCACGCTCCCGCATGCCAATCACACCGAAATGTCCTTCCCGTTTGCCGCGGCGAAGCACATCTTCCGGAATGCCGGCGCCATCATCCCGCACGGTGAGCGTCATGTGGCGCCAACGGTAGCGCAGGATCAACTCGATCTCACTGGCATTGGCATGCAGCGCCGCATTGAGAAGCGCCTCTCGGGCAATGAGATAAAGGTCGTCTCGCGCGGACGGCTCCAGCGCCCGAGGTTGCCCGTCCTGCGTCACGCGGACGCGCGCGCTTACCTTCAGTTGAGTGGCAGCCAGCGCGAGCGCCTCCGGAAGAGTGACTGCGTCATGTCCGGTGGTCCGCAAATCGCGAACCCGGTCCCGCGCCTCCCCCAGCAACTCATCGGCCCGCTCCAGTTCCCCTTCAATCGACGTTCGCACCGGGTCGTCGGGCCTCAAGGTGGTCGCCAAACCATGGAAGCCCAGAATCACGCCCTGCATGCTCTGAAGCAGCGTGTCGTGCAGGTCACGCGCGATACGCTCCCGCTCTTTGGCAATGTCGCCCATGCGCACGCGCTCCCGCCGTGCGATCACGCGCACCCTCAAGCGGTAGGCCACCCAGAGCCCCACCAGCAGCATGAAGCCCGCCGTCCCACGAAACCAGGCCGTCTGGAACCATGCGGGCTGAACGTCGATCAGCAGCACGCTGGGCGCGCTCGACCAGACGCCTCGTTCATTGGTCGCGGCGACCTCAAAGCGATGAAGACCTGGCGCGAGCTGGGTGTAGTCGGCGCTGCGCCGGGTGCCAACCTGCTGCCAGTCCTTGTCCACACCTTGTAAGCGGTAGCGGAACTGGATTCGATCCGCAACACCCAGTGCCGCAGCGGTGTAATTCACCTCAACACGACCTGACAGCGGGGGAATGGAGACCATGTCACGCATCGCCTGAATCATCCCGTCGGCCTGCACGGATCGCAGGATGACCGCTGGGGGCGCAGGGGAGGTTTCGCGGGAGGCCGTCGGGTCCAGCCAGAACAGGCCCTCGGTTGTGGAAAACCACAGGAGCCCCTGACTGTCCTGCACCAGGGTCGGCCTGGGCTCCGTATCATTGGTTGCGCCGGTCAGCCCATCGTGGAAGCTCAGGATCTCCACCTCCGCCGGCTGGCCCTCGAGACCGGCAATCACCTGGTCCGCAAGCACGTGATACGCCTCGGAGCGCCCGTGAAACCACAGGTCCCCGTTCGATGTCTGGACGATTCCCGTGATGTCCTTAACCGGCCCTGCCTTGAGACGAAGCGGGACGAAACGTTCACCGATGTAGGCCCCTATCCCATGCCGATGCCCAACCCAGACGCGATCGCCCGCCGAATAAAGCACGGTCGAGACCTGCACCTTGGCGCGGTTCGCGTCGGACGGGAGCTTTTTGAACCGGTTGTTTTCCAGCACATACGTGTCAGGACCTCGCCCTTGAAACCAGAGCCGGCCCCGAGCGTCACTCACAATGCTGTAGAAGGTGCCTGGCGGCGGAACGACCGGGCCCTCAGGTTCAGACCATTGACCGGCCTTCCAACGCACCACGCGCCGTCCTGTCTGCACCCAAAGTGCCCCCAAGTCATCCTCCGCCAGACTGCGCACGTAATGCAGATCAAAATTCGGCGGGTTCGGTACCGCCACAAATGACTTGCCGGGCGGGCGTTTCCACAGACCCAATTCCGATGCGACCCAGACCGTTCCGTCACGACCCGCGTACAGCGCCGTGACGCTCGTGGGGCTCGGCACATCCTCCACCTTCCCGTCCCGAAGGTGCATGACCAAGCCATCCCAGTTCGCCGCCCACAATCCACCCTCCGGGTCCGGCAGCATCGCAAAGCCGAACTTCCGGCGAGGCAGCTTGACAGGCCGCAGGCGCGTTTCACGGAAACGATCCAAGCCTGCCGCGGTCGCGATCCAGACCTGCCCTAAGTTGTCCTCGCGAATCGCGCCAATCCCGTCGGATGTCAGACCGTCCTTGACAGTGAACCCTTTCGCAATCAGTTGGTCGATCCGACCGGGCCTCAACAGTTCGCGCCAGTCCTGAGCAAAGTACAGCTGGCCCCGCGAGCTCATCCAGGCGCGGCCTCGTCGATCAACCGTCATGGCACCGTGGCTACGGTTGCTCAGTACTTGGACGCCAACGGGCCTTCCCCGCTCCATCAAGATCCGCATCAGACCGCTCCCGCTCGCGCACAAGGCATTGCCGTCAGGGGTGAGGACCAACGGATAGCAGTTCAGCGGTGTTTCCATCGCTTGAAAACGAGCCGTGCCCGGAAGCAGGTAATGCAGCCGACCGACGTCTCCCTGCTTGACGGTGAGATAAAGCGCCCCTTCCCGACTGACAACGAGAGGCGCGAGCGTGTGGTTTGGGGGAAGTCCCACCTCCTCATTGACTGCCCGAACGGTCAAGCCTTCCAGCCGATACAGCTGATTAAGCGCGCCCATCCAGCCGATTCCACGAGGGTCGAACTGGAACCGGGTCGTCATTGCGGCCGCTCGGTCCTTGTCGTCCACCGCCTCCACTCGGCCGCCGTCGCTGCGCAGGATCTTTCGCGTGATGGGGTCCTGGAAGTAGATAGCGCCGGTCGGAGCGCGTTGTCCAACGACTTGCACCACATCCTGGAACGGCGGCGGCGCGTCGTCGCTGAAGGAATGGAATTCCGTGCCGTCAAACACTTGATAGCCTGCGGAGGTGCGCAACAGCATCAATCCACTGGGGGTGTCGTCGACCCAGATCATCGAACCGACCACACCGTTCTTATTGGTCCACCCGGTATGCTCGAAGTCATGAATGCTGTGCGCGTGCGCCTCGCCTCCCGTCGCCAGCACAACGGTCAAGACACATCGCCACCCAATGCGGTCGGCCCAACACCGCCGCCCCGCCGGCCACCATCTTGGTGGCCGGCAGCGAGGAACGCAGAGCGGAACAGGTGCAACGTCAGGGACGATCACACGCGACTCAAGAGGGCATAGGGGGCCCGAATATGCCAGATCCCGCCCTGCGGCGCATCCGACCACGCCCTTGATCCCCTACCCTGCGCAACAAGCGCAGGCGATGGAGGATGGCACGCGCTCCCGCGCGCTTCGGATGATGCATTGCGAGCCCGCACAAAGGTGAACCTGTCCGCCTGAGCGAGCTTGGGCATCTGATGCATGTGCAACGCGGCCTGCCATGCTGCAGTCGCTCAACTGGAGTCATACACCGCTTGTGCTTGACTTGCCCAGGGCGGCAGATGTGGGACTGGCGCTGGTACTCATCAGAGACAGCATTGCCCTCCCACAGTTCGGCGAGAAAAAGAACCGCAAGGGCTCTTTTCATGTGGAGAGGGGTGGTAGGCCGTGCAGGACTTGAACCTGCGACCAAAGGATTATGAGTCCTCTGCTCTAACCAACTGAGCTAACGGCCCTACGGGAACACTGCACCTGTCGCCAGGCAACCGCCACCGGGCTCATCACCCAGCGCTCCGGCCTTGCACCGGAGCCGCGCATTCTACTCACCCACCAGGCCGCTACTTCTGAGACAGCGCGTTGCTCACCATCCGCGAGGTGATGTCGACAATCTGGATCATCCGGTCATACGCCATCCGCGTCGGACCGATGACGCCCAGCGTGCCCACCACCTCGCCGTCCACCACGTAGGGCGCGGAGACGACCGACAGCTCCTCGTAGGGCACGACCTGGCTCTCGCCGCCGATGTAGATCCGCACCCCCTCCGCGCGGCTGGAGACATCCAGCAGCCGCATCAGCTGGGTCTTTTCCTCGAACAGGTCGAACATCCGCCGCAGGCTGCCCATGTCGTGCCGGAAGTCCTGCACCGTCAGCAGGTTGCGTTCGCCAGAGACCACCACCGGCTCTTGTTCCTCGTAGCTCTGCGTGCCGACATCCACCGCCGCGCTCATCAGCGAGGCAATCTCGCCCCGCAGCGCGTCGACCTCGGTGCGCAGACGGTCGCGCACCACGTCCAGGCTCATGCCGGAATAGTGGGCATTGAGCCGGTTGCTGGCCTCGGTCAGGTCGGATTGGGTCACGTCCTGTGCGGTGAAGACCAGCCGGTTCTGCACATCCCCTTCCGGCGACACCATGATCACCAGCACCCGGCGTTCGCCCAGGCGCAGGAATTCGATGTGGTGGAAAACGCTGCTCTTGCGCGGCGAGGTCACCACGCCCACGAAGCTCGACAGGCTGGACAACATCTGCGCCGCGTTGGCGATGACCCGCTGCGGCTGGTCGGGCAGCAGTTGCGACTCCAGCGAGGAGACCTCGGACTTGAGGGTCTGCGCCGTGAGCAGGGTGTCCACGAACAGGCGGTAGCCGCGGGCGGTCGGGATGCGGCCGGCGCTGGTGTGCGGGCTGGCGATCAGGCCCAGTTCTTCCAGGTCCGCCATCACGTTGCGGATGGTCGCCGGGCTCAGGTCCAGGCCCGAAGCCCGGGAGAGCGTGCGGGAGCCCACCGGTTGACCGTCCGCGATGTAGCGGTCAACCAGGGTTTTGAGAAGTGTTTTGGCGCGCTCGTCGAGCATGGTTTTCATTGTATGGGCGTCCGCCCGCCACCCGTGCCGCAGGGTGGCGCTGTGGTGTAATTCTGTGCATATGTCCAAGCGATTCCGTCATGTGGCCATCGTCGGCAAGCCCCAGTCCAGGGGAATTCGCCCCATCCTGGAGGAAATCGCCGATTTCGTCGCCGGCCAGGGACTGGATGTTTCCCTCGAACAGGAAACCGCCGACAGCACCGGCATCACCGCCCTGCCCGCCCTCTCCCACGCCGAACTCGGCACCCAGTGCGACCTGGCGATCGTCGTCGGCGGCGACGGCACGATGCTGGGCTTCGCCCGCGAGGTGGCCCGCTACAACCTCCCGCTGGTCGGCATCAAC
The Roseateles amylovorans genome window above contains:
- the hrcA gene encoding heat-inducible transcriptional repressor HrcA, which translates into the protein MLDERAKTLLKTLVDRYIADGQPVGSRTLSRASGLDLSPATIRNVMADLEELGLIASPHTSAGRIPTARGYRLFVDTLLTAQTLKSEVSSLESQLLPDQPQRVIANAAQMLSSLSSFVGVVTSPRKSSVFHHIEFLRLGERRVLVIMVSPEGDVQNRLVFTAQDVTQSDLTEASNRLNAHYSGMSLDVVRDRLRTEVDALRGEIASLMSAAVDVGTQSYEEQEPVVVSGERNLLTVQDFRHDMGSLRRMFDLFEEKTQLMRLLDVSSRAEGVRIYIGGESQVVPYEELSVVSAPYVVDGEVVGTLGVIGPTRMAYDRMIQIVDITSRMVSNALSQK
- a CDS encoding type II toxin-antitoxin system HipA family toxin — encoded protein: MRPTLQGELGDELHVCGHNDAVATLESTDGFRHVMTYHPDVQPEQFVSLLMPVRTESYVYPELHPLFRMNLPEGFLLSTLQEQLGPHVGASPLNLLSVVGRNAIGRVKVATPGADPTQPPVPFDLNGLLRGDNSEEAFVELVRRHAASGVSGVVPKFVSPNTLGEYGKGTLATERYIVKGTTARLPGVALNEHLCMEVSRQAGFPTAATEVSDDGQALVVHRFDFEPDGTTRKGMEDLCSLLTLRPEQKYESTWERVVGRIKDVTPQAEPQNAALSHLADLLLLTYALRNADRHTKNIALLYSSRDHIELVPVYDMLTITVYDDYATNPPGMPLEGRSTWMPGKALERFLQTRCNVMPAQTLERIERICEAIVQVTPQVVAATARHPAFYETGKRMLHAWNDGMNSLRLQKTWSLPSLDKSIAAARFSDPAPSKAGTVEKIGRSPLLGKR
- a CDS encoding ATP-binding protein; this translates as MLATGGEAHAHSIHDFEHTGWTNKNGVVGSMIWVDDTPSGLMLLRTSAGYQVFDGTEFHSFSDDAPPPFQDVVQVVGQRAPTGAIYFQDPITRKILRSDGGRVEAVDDKDRAAAMTTRFQFDPRGIGWMGALNQLYRLEGLTVRAVNEEVGLPPNHTLAPLVVSREGALYLTVKQGDVGRLHYLLPGTARFQAMETPLNCYPLVLTPDGNALCASGSGLMRILMERGRPVGVQVLSNRSHGAMTVDRRGRAWMSSRGQLYFAQDWRELLRPGRIDQLIAKGFTVKDGLTSDGIGAIREDNLGQVWIATAAGLDRFRETRLRPVKLPRRKFGFAMLPDPEGGLWAANWDGLVMHLRDGKVEDVPSPTSVTALYAGRDGTVWVASELGLWKRPPGKSFVAVPNPPNFDLHYVRSLAEDDLGALWVQTGRRVVRWKAGQWSEPEGPVVPPPGTFYSIVSDARGRLWFQGRGPDTYVLENNRFKKLPSDANRAKVQVSTVLYSAGDRVWVGHRHGIGAYIGERFVPLRLKAGPVKDITGIVQTSNGDLWFHGRSEAYHVLADQVIAGLEGQPAEVEILSFHDGLTGATNDTEPRPTLVQDSQGLLWFSTTEGLFWLDPTASRETSPAPPAVILRSVQADGMIQAMRDMVSIPPLSGRVEVNYTAAALGVADRIQFRYRLQGVDKDWQQVGTRRSADYTQLAPGLHRFEVAATNERGVWSSAPSVLLIDVQPAWFQTAWFRGTAGFMLLVGLWVAYRLRVRVIARRERVRMGDIAKERERIARDLHDTLLQSMQGVILGFHGLATTLRPDDPVRTSIEGELERADELLGEARDRVRDLRTTGHDAVTLPEALALAATQLKVSARVRVTQDGQPRALEPSARDDLYLIAREALLNAALHANASEIELILRYRWRHMTLTVRDDGAGIPEDVLRRGKREGHFGVIGMRERAERLGGKLSLERLSRGGTRVMVQIPASTIYRSAPGDRRRRFRAAISLRVFLGSGSKPSQL